The Deinococcus koreensis genome window below encodes:
- a CDS encoding AAA family ATPase — translation MLYVTSGLPGTGKSTLARQLARHLGAVYLRVDTVEAALLASGLKATVEGYPVCYALALDNLRLGSAVVVDVVNPLAITRDAWAGVAREAEARLVNIEVVCSDAAEHRRRVETRREDQTHRVGEWKPPTWDSVQTSAWEFETWSGERVVVDTAGRTESEAFMALLAALPRR, via the coding sequence ATGCTCTACGTCACCTCCGGCCTTCCCGGCACCGGCAAGTCCACCCTGGCCCGCCAGCTCGCGCGGCACCTGGGCGCCGTGTACCTGCGCGTGGATACGGTCGAGGCCGCGCTGCTGGCGTCCGGCCTGAAGGCGACCGTCGAGGGCTACCCGGTGTGTTACGCGCTGGCGCTGGACAACCTGCGGCTGGGGAGCGCGGTCGTGGTGGACGTGGTCAATCCGCTGGCGATCACGCGGGACGCCTGGGCGGGGGTGGCGCGGGAGGCGGAGGCGCGGCTGGTGAATATTGAGGTCGTCTGCTCGGACGCGGCGGAGCATCGGCGACGGGTGGAGACGCGGCGGGAGGATCAGACGCACCGGGTCGGCGAGTGGAAACCGCCCACCTGGGATTCGGTTCAGACCTCGGCGTGGGAGTTCGAGACCTGGAGCGGGGAGCGCGTCGTGGTCGACACGGCCGGGCGCACCGAATCGGAAGCCTTCATGGCGCTCCTCGCCGCACTTCCCCGGCGGTAG
- a CDS encoding Type 1 glutamine amidotransferase-like domain-containing protein has product MNRDAVVYAGFSAGPCVLSPDLLPLAAVDPLDTVDKPFTTGLGVLDRLFMPHVDSPDHPETGDCTRLAAQLETQEVPHWRLRDGDVLVREGNRDELLT; this is encoded by the coding sequence TTGAACCGGGACGCGGTGGTGTACGCGGGCTTCAGCGCCGGCCCATGCGTGCTGTCGCCGGATCTGCTGCCGCTGGCTGCCGTTGATCCGCTCGACACCGTCGATAAGCCGTTCACTACTGGTCTGGGCGTGCTCGACCGGCTGTTCATGCCGCATGTCGACTCACCGGATCATCCAGAAACCGGCGACTGTACCCGGCTTGCCGCGCAGCTTGAGACTCAGGAGGTGCCTCACTGGCGTCTGCGCGACGGCGACGTACTGGTGCGCGAGGGGAACCGCGACGAACTGCTGACCTGA
- a CDS encoding RelA/SpoT domain-containing protein: MGLAEEFLNRYNKEYDFYAQLSRTAAEIIERQISISGIRAIVTHRAKSPDRLYEKIKSRMTKKKYQSIDQIYDDIVDLSGLRIAIYFPSDREEVEKIIRSNFGVESSKTFPEEGKIRPGVTKRFSGYWASHYRVYLKIDDNLPSYKRFGDTKIEIQVASVLMHGWSEVEHDLVYKPLQGSLSEDEYAILDELNGLVLAGEIALERLKRAAERRVEANNGGFNSRYDLASFIINQLNKLDAADIEDSALGRIDLLFELIKKLNKNSPVSLLEYLDNLSFDIKQRPIADQIIDVILYEDKKNVNIYLNLKNKLKKSSNKGELNMGMEYLGKFIRKWADLEEALSRKYPDSAKDGYKKPINWQIMLTNLRKDNKISELEMIDLHQIRGFRNNVVHGMRVYTPEEIEDYYKLLLKISEKLIEK; this comes from the coding sequence GTGGGACTAGCTGAGGAATTTTTGAATCGCTATAATAAGGAATACGACTTCTATGCTCAGTTATCACGAACGGCCGCTGAAATTATAGAGCGTCAAATTTCTATAAGTGGAATTCGCGCGATTGTAACCCATCGGGCAAAGAGCCCTGATAGGCTGTATGAAAAGATAAAATCTAGAATGACAAAAAAGAAGTATCAAAGCATAGATCAAATCTACGATGATATTGTTGATTTATCTGGTTTAAGGATCGCAATTTATTTTCCCAGCGATAGGGAAGAAGTAGAGAAGATAATTAGATCGAATTTTGGCGTTGAAAGTAGTAAAACATTTCCGGAAGAGGGTAAGATTCGCCCAGGTGTAACTAAGAGATTTTCTGGGTATTGGGCTTCACATTATAGAGTCTATCTTAAAATAGACGATAATCTTCCCTCATATAAAAGATTCGGCGACACTAAAATTGAGATACAAGTGGCTTCAGTATTGATGCACGGCTGGTCGGAAGTTGAGCACGACTTAGTTTATAAGCCGCTACAGGGAAGCCTTAGCGAAGATGAATATGCTATTTTGGATGAGCTTAACGGACTTGTTCTTGCCGGCGAGATAGCTCTAGAAAGATTAAAGAGAGCTGCTGAAAGAAGAGTTGAGGCTAACAACGGTGGATTCAACTCTAGATACGACCTAGCGTCATTTATAATCAATCAGCTCAATAAACTAGATGCTGCCGATATAGAAGACTCTGCATTGGGTAGGATAGACTTACTGTTTGAACTGATTAAAAAGTTGAATAAAAATAGTCCAGTTTCTCTATTAGAGTATCTTGACAATCTAAGCTTTGATATTAAGCAAAGGCCTATCGCTGACCAAATAATTGACGTGATTTTGTATGAAGATAAAAAGAATGTGAACATATACTTAAACTTGAAAAATAAATTAAAAAAGTCATCTAATAAAGGTGAATTGAATATGGGAATGGAATATCTTGGGAAATTTATACGCAAGTGGGCTGATTTGGAGGAAGCTTTAAGTAGAAAATATCCAGATTCGGCCAAAGATGGATATAAGAAACCTATAAACTGGCAAATAATGCTGACAAACCTAAGGAAGGATAACAAGATTTCAGAACTAGAAATGATTGACCTTCATCAAATTAGAGGATTTAGAAACAATGTTGTTCATGGTATGCGAGTCTATACTCCTGAGGAGATCGAGGATTATTATAAACTGTTGTTAAAGATTTCAGAAAAGCTAATTGAGAAGTAG
- the groL gene encoding chaperonin GroEL (60 kDa chaperone family; promotes refolding of misfolded polypeptides especially under stressful conditions; forms two stacked rings of heptamers to form a barrel-shaped 14mer; ends can be capped by GroES; misfolded proteins enter the barrel where they are refolded when GroES binds) has protein sequence MAKQLVFDEQARRALERGVNAVANAVKVTLGPRGRNVVIEKKFGSPTITKDGVTVAKEVELEDKLENIGAQLLKEVASKTNDITGDGTTTATVLGQAIVKEGLRNVAAGANPLALKRGIDKAVLVAIEEIKKLAVPVEDSDAIKKVAGISANDEQVGEEIASAMDKVGKEGVITIEESKGFDTEVDVVEGMQFDKGFINPYFVTNPEKMEAVLEDAYILINEKKISNLKDLLPVLEKAAQTGRPLLIIAEDVEGEALATLVVNKLRGTLNIAAVKAPGFGDRRKEMLRDIAAVTGGQVVSEDLGHKLENTTLDMLGRAARIRITKDETTIVDGKGEQSEIDARVNAIKGELDTTDSDYAKEKLQERLAKLSGGVAVIRVGAATETELKEKKHRYEDALSTARSAVEEGIVAGGGTTLLRIIPAVRKAAESLTGDEATGARILIRALEEPARQIAVNAGEEGSVIVNAVINSDKPRYGFNAATSEYVDDMIAAGIVDPAKVTRTALQNAASIGALILTTEAIVSDKPEKPQQGGQGGGNGMGGGDMGGMDF, from the coding sequence ATGGCCAAGCAACTCGTATTTGATGAACAGGCCCGCCGCGCCCTCGAACGTGGCGTCAACGCCGTCGCCAACGCTGTCAAAGTGACCCTCGGGCCGCGTGGCCGCAACGTGGTCATCGAGAAGAAGTTCGGCAGCCCCACGATCACCAAGGACGGCGTCACCGTCGCCAAGGAAGTCGAGCTGGAAGACAAGCTGGAGAACATCGGCGCCCAGCTGCTGAAGGAAGTCGCCTCCAAGACCAACGACATCACGGGCGACGGCACCACCACCGCCACCGTGCTGGGCCAGGCCATCGTGAAAGAAGGCCTGCGCAACGTCGCCGCCGGCGCCAACCCGCTGGCCCTCAAGCGCGGCATCGACAAGGCCGTGCTGGTCGCCATCGAGGAGATCAAGAAGCTGGCCGTGCCGGTCGAGGACTCCGACGCCATCAAGAAGGTCGCCGGCATCTCCGCCAACGACGAGCAGGTCGGCGAGGAAATCGCCTCCGCGATGGACAAGGTGGGCAAGGAAGGCGTCATCACCATCGAAGAGAGCAAGGGCTTCGACACCGAAGTGGACGTCGTCGAGGGGATGCAGTTCGACAAGGGCTTCATCAACCCCTACTTCGTGACCAACCCCGAGAAGATGGAAGCGGTGCTGGAAGACGCCTACATCCTGATCAACGAGAAGAAGATCAGCAACCTCAAGGATCTGCTGCCCGTGCTGGAAAAAGCCGCGCAGACCGGCCGCCCGCTGCTGATCATCGCCGAGGACGTCGAGGGCGAAGCCCTGGCGACCCTGGTCGTGAACAAGTTGCGCGGCACGCTGAACATCGCTGCCGTCAAGGCCCCCGGCTTCGGCGACCGCCGCAAGGAAATGCTGCGCGACATCGCCGCCGTCACCGGTGGTCAGGTCGTGTCCGAGGATCTGGGCCACAAGCTCGAGAACACCACCCTGGACATGCTGGGCCGCGCCGCGCGCATCCGCATCACCAAGGACGAGACCACCATCGTGGACGGCAAGGGTGAGCAGAGCGAGATCGACGCCCGCGTCAACGCCATCAAGGGCGAACTGGACACCACCGACTCCGACTACGCCAAGGAAAAGCTCCAGGAGCGTCTGGCCAAGCTGTCCGGCGGTGTGGCCGTGATCCGCGTGGGCGCCGCCACCGAGACCGAACTGAAGGAAAAGAAGCACCGCTACGAGGACGCCCTGAGCACCGCGCGCTCCGCCGTGGAAGAGGGCATCGTGGCCGGCGGGGGCACCACCCTGCTGCGCATCATCCCGGCTGTCCGCAAGGCCGCCGAGTCCCTGACCGGCGACGAAGCGACCGGCGCGCGCATCCTGATCCGCGCCCTGGAAGAGCCCGCCCGCCAGATCGCCGTGAATGCCGGTGAGGAGGGCAGCGTCATCGTGAACGCCGTCATCAACTCCGACAAGCCCCGCTACGGCTTCAACGCCGCCACCAGCGAGTACGTAGACGACATGATCGCCGCCGGCATCGTCGACCCCGCCAAGGTGACCCGCACCGCCCTGCAGAACGCCGCGAGCATCGGCGCGCTGATCCTGACTACCGAAGCCATCGTTTCCGACAAGCCCGAGAAGCCCCAGCAGGGCGGCCAGGGCGGCGGCAACGGCATGGGCGGCGGCGACATGGGCGGGATGGACTTCTAA
- the groES gene encoding co-chaperone GroES, producing the protein MLKPLGDRVLVEIIEEAEQKTAGGLYVPDSAKEKSQRGKVIAVGSGKTLDSGSKVALEVSVGDTVYFAKYGGTEVTLEGKNYSILAERDILAIVE; encoded by the coding sequence ATGCTGAAACCTTTGGGCGACCGTGTTCTCGTGGAAATTATCGAAGAAGCCGAGCAGAAGACCGCCGGCGGCCTGTACGTCCCCGACTCCGCCAAGGAAAAGAGCCAGCGCGGTAAGGTCATCGCCGTCGGCAGTGGCAAGACCCTGGACAGCGGCAGCAAGGTGGCGCTGGAAGTCAGCGTGGGCGACACCGTGTACTTCGCCAAGTACGGCGGCACCGAAGTGACGCTGGAAGGCAAGAACTACTCCATCCTGGCCGAACGCGACATCCTGGCGATCGTCGAGTAA
- a CDS encoding GGDEF domain-containing protein: MAARPDILSRNAFEDAFSDLGAAPLTLAVLDLDHFKALNDTLGHSEGDRVLRGVERLLSGSLPTGSVIGRIGGDEYAAILPETAAETALILFDEVIKHFHIHRDPHWPKSLGLSVGLAARPAHASVYAELYRAAEEALLRAKREGRARACIYVESKMVLKSNYYSKSQLDRLAKLSGALGRTEASLLREAVDDLIEKNRGEL, encoded by the coding sequence ATGGCTGCCCGACCCGACATCCTGAGCCGCAACGCCTTCGAGGACGCCTTCAGCGACCTGGGAGCCGCGCCCCTGACGCTGGCGGTGCTCGATCTCGACCACTTCAAGGCCCTCAACGACACGCTGGGGCACAGCGAGGGCGACCGCGTGCTGCGCGGTGTGGAACGCCTGCTCTCGGGCAGCCTCCCTACCGGCAGCGTGATCGGGCGCATCGGCGGCGACGAGTACGCGGCCATCCTGCCCGAGACGGCCGCCGAGACCGCCCTGATCCTGTTCGACGAGGTCATCAAGCACTTTCATATCCACCGCGACCCGCACTGGCCCAAGAGCCTGGGCCTCAGCGTGGGGCTGGCGGCCCGGCCTGCCCACGCCAGCGTCTACGCCGAGCTGTACCGCGCCGCCGAGGAAGCCCTGCTGCGGGCCAAGCGCGAGGGGCGGGCGCGGGCGTGCATCTACGTGGAGAGCAAGATGGTCTTGAAGAGCAACTACTACTCCAAGAGCCAGCTCGACCGTCTGGCGAAGCTCTCGGGCGCCCTGGGCCGCACCGAGGCCAGTCTGCTGCGTGAGGCCGTGGACGACCTGATCGAGAAGAACCGGGGGGAACTGTGA
- a CDS encoding DinB family protein, which translates to MKDQWNHLFHGEFADRRKLLSGLTLEQVTAKPSVQAHSIYDELWHAALWQDIMVRRDEELYERTWQAGQRYPERPPGDLAEWETLVEAFHSGQARALAWAESPELHREVNPGESMADILRALAVHTAYHLGKIVALRQVLGAWPV; encoded by the coding sequence GTGAAAGACCAGTGGAACCATCTCTTTCACGGTGAGTTTGCCGACCGGCGCAAGCTTCTGAGTGGTCTCACACTGGAGCAGGTCACCGCGAAACCGTCTGTGCAGGCCCATTCCATCTACGACGAGCTGTGGCACGCGGCGCTGTGGCAGGACATCATGGTCAGGCGCGACGAGGAACTGTACGAGCGGACGTGGCAGGCGGGGCAGCGTTACCCGGAGCGTCCGCCTGGCGATCTGGCCGAGTGGGAGACGCTGGTCGAAGCCTTCCACTCGGGTCAGGCGCGGGCACTCGCGTGGGCCGAATCGCCGGAACTGCACCGGGAGGTCAACCCCGGTGAGTCGATGGCCGACATCCTGCGCGCCCTGGCGGTGCATACCGCCTACCACCTGGGCAAAATCGTGGCGTTACGACAGGTGCTGGGCGCGTGGCCGGTGTGA
- a CDS encoding nucleoside deaminase — protein sequence MPAELSAGWVAALSEAWDAYLHGSYAIGAVVVDAQGHVIARGRNRLGEPRGAEGGVISGHDLAHAEINALLNLSATPRPDSYGWTVLTTVQPCPQCAGAIAMSGVRGVEYAAPDPWAGCTRLLTDDEYVMKKQIRVGRAPETVQVVALRLALVGFMDEGHDALGPFLQTFHEHEADVQYASRLTQGDTLAALRDRRAPLSDALAVLGGSA from the coding sequence ATGCCCGCTGAGCTCTCCGCCGGCTGGGTCGCTGCCCTCTCGGAAGCCTGGGACGCCTACCTGCACGGCTCCTACGCCATCGGCGCCGTGGTGGTGGATGCTCAGGGGCACGTGATCGCGCGGGGCCGCAACCGGCTGGGCGAGCCGCGCGGCGCGGAGGGCGGGGTCATCTCCGGCCACGACCTCGCGCACGCGGAGATCAACGCCCTGCTGAACCTGTCGGCTACGCCCCGCCCGGACAGTTACGGCTGGACGGTGCTGACCACGGTGCAGCCCTGCCCACAGTGCGCCGGCGCGATTGCCATGAGCGGCGTCCGCGGGGTCGAGTACGCGGCCCCCGACCCCTGGGCCGGGTGTACGCGCCTGCTGACGGACGACGAATATGTGATGAAAAAGCAGATCCGGGTGGGGCGCGCGCCGGAAACCGTGCAGGTGGTGGCGCTGCGGCTGGCGCTGGTGGGCTTCATGGATGAGGGCCACGACGCGCTGGGGCCATTCCTCCAGACCTTCCATGAGCATGAGGCCGACGTGCAGTACGCATCCAGACTGACCCAGGGCGATACCCTCGCCGCCCTGCGTGACCGCCGCGCCCCGCTGTCCGACGCCCTGGCGGTGCTGGGCGGTTCGGCGTGA
- a CDS encoding NUDIX domain-containing protein translates to MTSAQTSAQWIDLSPSPDRIGRACAWIEQGGLVLMTGLEWGGWTLPGGGIHPGETPAQAAIREAWEECGARCEVAGEPVILHNDSACYPLRLLALEPSPEGRPVAWVNPRSLPWADDVQLRQLLSARGETPAHLARPPLVERALAEAARLGFGHSCSLETGRLLRTLAASKPGGRLLELGSGVGVGAAWLLAGMDASSRLLTVEHDPLRAEVVWEGLRDDPRAEVLHGDWRGGLERGGFDLIFADCAPSRREVIHLDSLVAALNPGGLLVFDNFSPPASLPEPLYQGDAERDALFAYPELSCVELSVSFRERVIVATRTRG, encoded by the coding sequence ATGACCTCGGCCCAGACATCGGCCCAGTGGATCGACCTTTCCCCCTCGCCTGACCGCATCGGCCGGGCCTGCGCGTGGATCGAGCAAGGTGGCCTCGTGCTGATGACCGGCCTGGAGTGGGGCGGGTGGACACTGCCGGGCGGCGGGATCCACCCCGGCGAGACGCCCGCGCAGGCGGCCATCCGTGAGGCCTGGGAGGAATGCGGGGCACGCTGCGAGGTCGCGGGCGAGCCGGTGATCCTCCACAACGACTCGGCCTGTTATCCGCTGCGCCTGCTCGCGCTGGAGCCCTCGCCGGAAGGTCGCCCCGTCGCCTGGGTCAATCCGCGCTCGCTGCCGTGGGCCGACGACGTCCAGCTGAGGCAACTGCTCTCGGCGCGGGGGGAGACGCCCGCCCACCTGGCGCGGCCGCCGCTGGTCGAGCGGGCCCTCGCAGAGGCCGCGCGCCTGGGCTTCGGCCACTCCTGCTCGCTGGAGACGGGGCGGCTGCTGAGAACGCTGGCGGCCTCGAAACCCGGTGGGCGCCTGCTGGAGCTGGGCAGCGGCGTGGGGGTGGGCGCGGCGTGGCTGCTGGCCGGCATGGACGCCTCCTCCCGCCTGCTGACCGTGGAGCACGATCCCCTGCGCGCCGAGGTCGTCTGGGAGGGGCTCAGGGACGACCCACGCGCCGAGGTGCTGCACGGCGACTGGAGGGGCGGTCTGGAGCGCGGCGGGTTCGACCTGATCTTCGCGGACTGTGCTCCGTCCAGACGAGAGGTGATCCATCTGGATTCGCTGGTCGCGGCCCTGAATCCCGGCGGCCTGCTGGTATTCGACAACTTCAGCCCACCCGCGTCTCTGCCCGAACCGCTGTACCAGGGGGACGCCGAGCGGGACGCCCTCTTCGCCTACCCGGAGCTGAGCTGCGTGGAGCTAAGCGTCAGCTTCAGGGAGCGGGTCATCGTGGCGACGAGAACCAGGGGCTAG
- a CDS encoding SDR family NAD(P)-dependent oxidoreductase has product MTRPARSVLVTGGNTGLGAAAAHELARRGWAVLLTARSPAAGEAAAGRIRAAAPGAQVWALPLDLAELRSVDTLLAQLWASDVPWPPLHALIANAGVQHVSARERTAQGFEGTFGVNHLGHVQLLRGLLAGPLREPGQIVLVGSGTHDGQARHLLPFPPPYDLKAHELADPTRFPQPAGSEVEDARRRYAASKLANTQTAFHLARDLTAAGRRLRVSAFDPGLMPGSGLAREYAPLQRLLWHRALPLLARLAPGSASTVERSGRHLAALLDMPEAQGGGYYVQGGRGAGPRSGHASALARDEARARALWEDSLALLDGVHASPWFSSPR; this is encoded by the coding sequence ATGACGCGTCCGGCCCGCAGCGTCCTGGTCACCGGCGGCAACACGGGCCTGGGGGCCGCCGCCGCGCATGAACTCGCCCGCCGGGGCTGGGCCGTGCTGCTCACCGCGCGGTCGCCCGCAGCCGGCGAGGCGGCGGCGGGGCGGATCCGGGCGGCCGCGCCGGGCGCGCAGGTCTGGGCGCTGCCCCTGGATCTGGCCGAGCTGCGGTCGGTGGACACGCTGCTGGCGCAGCTCTGGGCTTCCGACGTGCCCTGGCCGCCCCTCCACGCGCTGATCGCCAATGCCGGCGTCCAGCACGTCAGCGCCCGTGAGCGCACCGCGCAGGGCTTCGAGGGCACCTTCGGGGTCAACCACCTGGGCCATGTCCAGCTGCTGCGGGGACTGCTGGCGGGCCCCCTGCGGGAACCGGGGCAGATCGTGCTGGTCGGCAGCGGCACCCACGACGGCCAGGCCCGGCACCTGCTGCCCTTCCCGCCGCCCTATGACCTGAAGGCCCACGAACTGGCCGACCCCACGCGCTTTCCCCAGCCGGCCGGCTCGGAGGTCGAGGACGCCCGGCGGCGCTACGCGGCGTCCAAGCTGGCGAACACGCAGACGGCGTTCCATCTGGCCCGCGACCTGACGGCGGCTGGCCGGCGCCTCCGCGTGAGCGCCTTCGACCCGGGCCTGATGCCCGGCAGCGGCCTGGCCCGCGAGTACGCTCCCCTCCAGCGGCTGCTGTGGCACCGGGCGCTGCCCCTGCTGGCGCGGCTGGCTCCGGGTTCCGCGAGCACTGTAGAGCGCTCCGGGCGTCACCTCGCCGCGCTGCTGGACATGCCTGAGGCTCAGGGCGGCGGGTACTACGTCCAGGGAGGCCGGGGGGCGGGCCCGCGCTCCGGCCACGCCTCGGCCCTGGCGCGCGACGAGGCGCGGGCCCGCGCCCTGTGGGAGGACAGTCTGGCGCTGCTGGACGGCGTCCATGCTAGCCCCTGGTTCTCGTCGCCACGATGA
- a CDS encoding darcynin family protein: protein MSSPPPPPPVEPAPALTVLLLYTVTPAWLSLSREERRQVEQATLRPLLSRWAPGVRARLYDAEAFTARCSDFAVLEASDLLQFSFFYEALRDTALFTVPYLVVNDLIVGLENGFRHYERQDGLE, encoded by the coding sequence ATGTCCAGTCCCCCGCCCCCTCCACCCGTCGAGCCTGCCCCCGCGCTGACCGTGCTCCTGCTGTACACCGTTACCCCCGCCTGGCTGAGCCTGAGCCGCGAGGAGCGTCGGCAGGTCGAACAGGCGACGTTGCGGCCGCTGCTGAGCCGCTGGGCCCCCGGCGTTCGTGCGCGCCTGTACGACGCCGAGGCGTTCACGGCACGCTGCTCGGATTTCGCCGTGCTGGAGGCCAGCGACCTGCTGCAGTTCTCTTTTTTCTACGAGGCGCTGCGCGACACGGCGCTGTTCACGGTTCCCTATCTGGTCGTCAATGACCTGATCGTGGGGCTGGAGAACGGATTCCGGCACTATGAACGCCAGGACGGTCTCGAATGA
- a CDS encoding TetR/AcrR family transcriptional regulator: MPQPPKISAETVIQHALTLLERSGEAALSLRALAAGLGVTPNALYWHYADREALLGALAAHGADELRRALRAAFPEGAQELADLTPLAHRYLHFARSRPHLYALLTAPQRDPAVSAGLWADVTTMLAPFVGADRAPEVGVALWAYLHGAAGLEGMGAFHQGKPQTGLEAGLRALLGGFSEPRP, encoded by the coding sequence ATGCCGCAGCCGCCCAAGATCAGCGCCGAGACGGTGATCCAGCACGCCCTGACGCTGCTGGAGCGCTCGGGCGAGGCGGCCCTGAGCCTGCGGGCGCTGGCGGCCGGCCTGGGGGTCACCCCCAACGCCCTGTACTGGCACTACGCCGACCGGGAAGCGCTCCTGGGCGCGCTCGCCGCCCACGGCGCCGACGAGCTGCGGCGCGCGCTGAGGGCAGCGTTTCCAGAGGGCGCCCAGGAACTGGCCGACCTGACCCCGCTGGCCCACCGCTACCTGCACTTCGCCCGCAGCCGCCCCCACCTGTACGCCCTGCTGACCGCCCCGCAGCGTGACCCGGCAGTCAGCGCCGGCCTGTGGGCCGACGTGACCACGATGCTCGCTCCCTTCGTCGGGGCCGACCGCGCCCCCGAGGTCGGGGTGGCGCTGTGGGCCTACCTGCACGGCGCGGCCGGGCTGGAGGGCATGGGCGCCTTCCACCAGGGCAAGCCGCAGACGGGTCTGGAGGCCGGGCTGCGGGCCTTGCTGGGCGGCTTTTCGGAGCCCCGACCATGA
- a CDS encoding histidine phosphatase family protein: MTSLHLTFLRHGRSRADDENVHEGSYDSPLSAEGRAQAAALAAYWQAHPPQFDRAYCSTLLRAHETATIVTGAIGVPLTPTDLLREWDNGPLAGMNREEAERRYPMPAFRHDLDAFTAEGGESQAAIRARALSALELIWQGGGERVLVVSHGGFSNSMLRELLRTDRGWFEFDDTSFTTLRLSRATHTAFVSGVNRSPHLPGG; the protein is encoded by the coding sequence ATGACCTCCCTCCACCTCACCTTCCTGCGCCACGGGCGTTCGCGCGCCGACGACGAGAACGTCCACGAGGGCAGCTACGACTCGCCGCTGTCGGCCGAGGGGCGGGCGCAGGCGGCGGCGCTGGCCGCGTACTGGCAGGCCCATCCACCACAGTTCGACCGGGCGTACTGCTCCACGCTGCTGCGGGCGCACGAGACGGCCACCATCGTGACCGGCGCCATCGGCGTTCCCCTGACCCCCACCGACCTCCTCCGGGAATGGGACAACGGCCCGCTGGCGGGCATGAACCGCGAGGAAGCCGAGCGGCGCTATCCCATGCCCGCCTTCCGGCACGACCTCGACGCCTTCACCGCCGAGGGGGGCGAGAGTCAGGCGGCGATCCGGGCGCGGGCGCTGAGCGCGCTGGAGCTGATCTGGCAGGGCGGGGGAGAGCGCGTGCTGGTGGTGTCGCACGGGGGCTTCTCCAATTCCATGTTGCGCGAGCTGCTGCGGACGGATCGCGGCTGGTTCGAATTCGACGATACCTCGTTCACCACCCTGCGCCTGAGCCGCGCCACGCACACGGCGTTCGTGTCCGGCGTCAACCGCTCGCCGCACCTGCCCGGGGGCTGA